CGCCCCGGCGGACGTGGTCGTGCCGCCCTACTTGCCCGACATTCCCGAATGCCGCGAGGAATTGGCCGCGTATTACGGCTCGATCGAGCGGTGCGATGCCGGATTGCCCCGGCTCATTCAAATCTTGAAAGACACCGGCCACTGGGACGACACGCTCGTGATTTTTTTGTCGGACAACGGGGCGCCGTGGCCCGGCGCCAAGACGACGCTGTACGATCCGGGAACGCGCCTGCCGTGCATTGTGCGCAATCCCTTCGAGAAGAAACAGGGGCGGACGTGCGACGCGATGATCACATGGGCCGACATTACACCGACCATCCTCGATTTCGCGGGCGCGCTAAAGAATCCGGAAGCGTTTCACGGGCGATCGTTCCTGCCGGTCCTTGTCGAAACACACCCGGAAGGCTGGGATGAGATCTATTGCTCGCACACGTTCCACGAAGTGACGATGTACTACCCGATGCGATCGGTGCGAACACGGCGACACAAATTGATCATGAACATCGCGCACCCGCTCGAATACCCGTTCGCGTCGGACCTTTGGGAATCGAGGACGTGGCAGGCCGTCTTGGACCGGGACATCAAGGTCTATGGCAAGCGGAACGTGGACGCCTATCTTCACCGGCCCGAATTCGAGTTGTACGATCTCGAAAACGACCCGGATGAAGTTCACAATCTGGCGGATGATCCTCATCATGCGGAGGTCCTGCGGGAATTACGGGAAAAACTCAAAGCCTTTCAGGAACGCACCAAGGATCCGT
Above is a window of Candidatus Hydrogenedentota bacterium DNA encoding:
- a CDS encoding sulfatase translates to MNRRSFMKRVGAGAGMLAMSGAGAAAAKRNVILYVADDLGTDMAGCYGNPVVRTPGMDALAQDGVRFTQAHCTTASCSPSRSVLLSGKHNHATGQYGLAHGYHHFVSLPNVVSLPVLLREAGYRTACAGKFHVEPEPLYHFDEYLKGDAPVRMAEACRAIVADESEKPFFLYFCPTEPHRPFRREGSAGIAPADVVVPPYLPDIPECREELAAYYGSIERCDAGLPRLIQILKDTGHWDDTLVIFLSDNGAPWPGAKTTLYDPGTRLPCIVRNPFEKKQGRTCDAMITWADITPTILDFAGALKNPEAFHGRSFLPVLVETHPEGWDEIYCSHTFHEVTMYYPMRSVRTRRHKLIMNIAHPLEYPFASDLWESRTWQAVLDRDIKVYGKRNVDAYLHRPEFELYDLENDPDEVHNLADDPHHAEVLRELREKLKAFQERTKDPWIIKRKHE